CCCATACCCGCCTCTCTTGGAATACAGGAGGCTTTTCAAGGGATATCATTTAGCGCGGTTGGTTTGGCAGCGGGAGAGGGTGTTGCCTTAAGCTTTGTTTTAAGGGGTGCCGATATTCTGCTTGCGAGCGTCGGCATTGCTATTCTTTTGCGTTTTGGTGTTGGTTTTATGGCTACAGCCGCGTCTGGTATGTTAAAATTAAAGGGAGACAAGTAACTCGTCCGCCGAATGGCGGACTCGTAATTTCAAATTTCAAATGCCAAATTTCAAATGAATGACTAAATGACCCAATGTTTTAACCTGCCTGCATACCAATCGGCATGTAAACAGGTAGGCAGGAATTAAAGTATTAAAAATTAAATTAAAATTTAAAATTATGACTTATGATTTAATAATTATTGGCGGGGGTCCCGCGGGATCTGCCGCAGGAGTATACGCTGCAAGAAAAAGACTTAAAAGCGCTATAATTGCCGAGGAATTCGGCGGACAGTCCAGTGTGTCTGTAGATGTGCAGAACTTTATAGGTATACCTCATGTTAAGGGTGCCGAACTCGGGCGTATGTTTAAAGACCACCTTAAAGAGTACGCAGATGATGTTTTAGAAATAGTTGAAGGAGACAGGGTTACCGAATTAAAGGATATAAAAGACGGCGGTTTTGAGGTTAAAACAAAAAGAGGAAAAACATATGAGGCTCGCGCTGTTCTTGTTGCGTCAGGTAGCAGGAGAAGAAAGTTGCCCGTGAAAGGCGCTGATGAGTTTGAAGGAAAGGGAGTTGTTTATTGCGCGTCATGTGACGCCCCTCTCTTTAGCGGGATGAAGACCGTGGTTGTCGGAGGCGGTAATGCGGGTTTTGAATCGGCGCAACAGCTTCTTGAATACTCTCCCCAGGTAACTCTTTTGGAGGTGTCTGATAGTTTTAAAGCAGATCCTGTGACTGTGGAAAATGTAAGCAAGAGCGATAAATTTACAGCGCTAAAAGAGGTACAAATTACCGAAATTAAAGGAGATAAATTTGTGGAAGGGGTAGTTTATAAGGATAAAGACGGAAAAGAGCATGAGCTTGAAGTCAAAGGTGTTTTTGTTGAAATAGGCGCTATACCAAATAACGATTTTATAGAAAAAGGGTTAGTAGATATGAACAAAATTGGCGAAATAATAATTGACCACAAATATGGTAGGAGTTCAAAAGAGGGTATTTGGGCAGCCGGGGATATAAGTGATGTACCATACAAACAGAACAATATAAGCATGGGGGATGGAGTTAAGGCCCTTGAAGACATTTACATTTGGCTTCAAAAAAATAAGTAAAGAAATTCATATTTGCTTTCATTTCGTTGTTGCCCGTTCCAGTGCTCGACGCCCTACCATTAAGTAGGGCTTACTCCGCCCTTCACGGGCGCCTAGAACTGGAAGCAAGTCTTAGAATTTCTGCATTTGTATACTCCGCCCTTCACAGGCGGGTAGAACTGAAAGCAAATCTGAAAATCCTACATCTATGTACACCGAGCGCACCTCGCTGCGCTCGGTGTGGAAAACTGCCTGTGCTTCATAAAATAATCGTGTTAATATAAAAGTACCTCATCT
The sequence above is a segment of the Candidatus Spechtbacterales bacterium genome. Coding sequences within it:
- a CDS encoding FAD-dependent oxidoreductase, which translates into the protein MTYDLIIIGGGPAGSAAGVYAARKRLKSAIIAEEFGGQSSVSVDVQNFIGIPHVKGAELGRMFKDHLKEYADDVLEIVEGDRVTELKDIKDGGFEVKTKRGKTYEARAVLVASGSRRRKLPVKGADEFEGKGVVYCASCDAPLFSGMKTVVVGGGNAGFESAQQLLEYSPQVTLLEVSDSFKADPVTVENVSKSDKFTALKEVQITEIKGDKFVEGVVYKDKDGKEHELEVKGVFVEIGAIPNNDFIEKGLVDMNKIGEIIIDHKYGRSSKEGIWAAGDISDVPYKQNNISMGDGVKALEDIYIWLQKNK